A window of the Gemmatirosa kalamazoonensis genome harbors these coding sequences:
- a CDS encoding ABC transporter permease, protein MSARVYRVLLALLLPARFRRRFGDEMALVFAELCAASRGPLGGLRALAAELPPLLSLALRERRAEWRSTDRGDSTMTDRARQDLRFAWRALRRSPGFALVAALTLALGVGANTAIFSVVRGVLLKPLALRAPEQLVDVAESRGGPNDLAETTPGSFADWRRQAASLRLAGYSTADATLTGLGDAERLPGAITVGGLFELLGVPALVGRALTEADDAPGAAPVVVLSHAEWQRLFGGDRAAMGRALVLDGTAYTIVGVMPPSFRFPSGGTAYWMPARFSAEMRANRDQYFVAVVGRLRPGATLETARAELATIAARQRRAWPQYDADLRIVARPLLDTVVAGARTRLLVLMASVGCVLLITCANLGNLLLARATARRREFAVRRAVGAGTRRLVRQLFTESLLLALVGGALGAVVGRAFLALLLAARATTHLPRADEIRLDLPVLAFTLGVSALAGLCFGSVPAWQLARTRSLEALRQGTRGSAGREWTRRALVVSELALAMMLLTGAGLLLRSFAQLQRVDPGFAATRLLTFDAARGDVRADNAAFFAAALERVRALPGVRAAALVSQLPVTGRGIGAWFNRLDRPTPPGRKPEGEAYRVVSPEYFTTIGLPLRRGRSLGTSDTRDRPAVVINEALARKYYPGEDPIGKEIYLGAPDNRLFDRAPIVGVVGDTHDAGLGAAPLPTVYIPHAVMRAWPSFSFVVRTAGAPETAASAARAAIRALDPSVPVRDVRAIDDVLSESVAPARWSMMLMTVFAAVALTVAALGVFGVLSFLVAQRRRELGIRMALGAAPRALRRMVLGQGLVLVLAGLGLGVVGALALSRFMTTLLYGVTPTDAATYAGVAVLLVLIAVVASWLPARHATHVDPIVVLRSD, encoded by the coding sequence GTGAGCGCGCGCGTGTATCGGGTGCTGCTCGCGCTGCTGCTGCCCGCGCGCTTCCGCCGCCGGTTCGGCGACGAGATGGCGCTCGTGTTCGCCGAGCTGTGCGCGGCGTCGCGCGGCCCGTTAGGCGGCCTGCGCGCGCTCGCCGCCGAGCTCCCGCCGCTGCTGTCGCTCGCGCTGCGCGAGCGCCGCGCCGAGTGGCGGTCCACCGACCGAGGAGACTCCACCATGACCGACCGCGCGCGGCAGGATCTCCGCTTCGCGTGGCGCGCGCTGCGCCGGAGCCCCGGCTTCGCGCTCGTCGCGGCGCTCACGCTGGCGTTGGGCGTCGGCGCGAACACGGCCATCTTCAGCGTCGTGCGCGGCGTGCTGCTCAAGCCGCTCGCGCTGCGCGCGCCGGAGCAGCTCGTGGACGTGGCCGAGTCGCGCGGCGGCCCGAACGACCTCGCGGAGACGACGCCGGGCAGCTTCGCGGACTGGCGACGGCAGGCCGCGTCGCTGCGCCTCGCCGGCTACTCGACCGCCGACGCCACGCTCACGGGGCTCGGCGACGCCGAGCGGCTGCCGGGTGCGATCACGGTGGGCGGGCTGTTCGAGCTGCTGGGCGTCCCGGCGCTCGTCGGCCGCGCGCTCACCGAGGCGGACGACGCACCCGGCGCGGCGCCGGTCGTCGTGCTGAGCCACGCCGAGTGGCAGCGGCTGTTCGGCGGCGACCGCGCCGCGATGGGCCGCGCGCTCGTGCTCGACGGCACCGCGTACACGATCGTGGGCGTGATGCCGCCGAGCTTCCGCTTCCCGAGCGGCGGCACGGCGTACTGGATGCCGGCGCGCTTCTCGGCGGAGATGCGCGCGAACCGCGATCAGTACTTCGTCGCCGTGGTCGGTCGCCTCCGACCGGGCGCGACGCTGGAGACGGCGCGCGCGGAGCTGGCCACGATCGCCGCGCGGCAGCGGCGCGCGTGGCCGCAGTACGACGCGGACCTGCGCATCGTCGCGCGGCCGCTGCTCGACACCGTCGTCGCCGGAGCGCGCACGCGGCTGCTCGTGCTCATGGCGTCGGTCGGCTGCGTGCTGCTCATCACGTGCGCGAACCTCGGCAACCTGCTGCTCGCGCGCGCCACCGCGCGGCGCCGCGAGTTCGCCGTGCGGCGCGCGGTCGGCGCGGGGACGAGGCGACTCGTCCGGCAGCTGTTCACCGAGAGCCTGCTGCTCGCGCTCGTCGGCGGCGCGCTCGGCGCGGTCGTGGGGCGCGCGTTCCTCGCGCTGCTGCTCGCCGCGCGCGCGACGACGCACCTGCCGCGGGCCGACGAGATCCGGCTCGATCTGCCGGTGCTGGCGTTCACGTTGGGCGTGTCGGCGCTCGCCGGGCTGTGCTTCGGCTCCGTGCCCGCGTGGCAGCTCGCGCGTACGCGCTCGCTGGAAGCGCTGCGCCAGGGCACGCGCGGGAGCGCGGGACGCGAGTGGACGCGGCGCGCGCTCGTCGTCTCGGAGCTCGCGCTCGCGATGATGCTGCTCACCGGCGCGGGGCTGCTGCTCCGCTCCTTCGCGCAGCTGCAGCGCGTGGACCCCGGCTTCGCGGCGACGCGGCTGCTCACGTTCGACGCGGCGCGCGGCGACGTGCGCGCGGACAACGCGGCGTTCTTCGCGGCGGCGCTCGAGCGCGTGCGCGCGCTCCCCGGCGTGCGCGCGGCGGCGCTCGTGAGCCAGCTTCCGGTGACGGGCCGCGGCATCGGCGCGTGGTTCAACCGCCTGGACCGGCCGACGCCTCCCGGCCGCAAGCCGGAGGGCGAGGCGTACCGCGTGGTGTCGCCGGAGTACTTCACGACGATCGGGCTGCCGCTGCGGCGCGGTCGTTCGTTAGGCACGAGCGACACGCGCGACCGGCCCGCGGTGGTGATCAACGAGGCGCTGGCGCGGAAGTACTACCCGGGCGAGGACCCCATCGGCAAGGAGATCTACCTCGGCGCGCCGGACAACCGGCTGTTCGACCGCGCGCCGATCGTCGGCGTGGTGGGCGACACGCACGACGCGGGGCTCGGCGCGGCGCCGCTCCCCACGGTCTACATCCCGCACGCGGTGATGCGTGCGTGGCCGTCGTTCTCGTTCGTGGTGCGCACCGCGGGCGCCCCGGAGACGGCCGCGTCGGCGGCGCGCGCGGCGATCCGCGCGCTGGATCCGTCGGTGCCGGTGCGCGACGTGCGCGCGATCGACGACGTGCTGTCCGAATCGGTCGCGCCGGCACGGTGGTCGATGATGCTGATGACCGTGTTCGCGGCGGTCGCGCTGACGGTGGCGGCGCTCGGCGTGTTCGGCGTGCTGTCGTTCCTCGTCGCGCAGCGGCGCCGGGAGCTCGGCATCCGCATGGCGCTGGGCGCCGCGCCGCGTGCGCTCCGGCGCATGGTGCTCGGCCAGGGACTCGTGCTCGTGCTCGCGGGGCTCGGGCTCGGCGTGGTCGGCGCGCTCGCGCTGTCGCGCTTCATGACGACGCTGCTCTACGGCGTGACGCCCACCGACGCCGCGACGTACGCCGGCGTCGCCGTGCTGCTCGTGCTCATCGCGGTCGTCGCGAGCTGGCTCCCCGCGCGCCACGCCACGCACGTCGACCCGATCGTGGTGCTGCGCTCGGACTGA
- a CDS encoding alkaline phosphatase D family protein, with the protein MERRDFLLDLARWAALAAAVPNDWRVTRRPTLADDPFMLGVASGDPTAGGGVLWTKLAPRPLDPDGGMDGQRVAVGWEVAEDDGFRAIVKQGRATAAPELGYAVHVDVDGLAPGRWYAYRFTAGGATSPIGRLRTAPASGTVAPLRFAFASCQHYEQGLFTAYGHMAREELDLVAHLGDYIYEYGAADGRVRRHEGPEVRTIDGYRRRYAQYKSDPLLQAAHARCPWIVTWDDHEVDNNYAGSVGENEMESEEQMHVRRAAAYQAWWEHQPVRVPRARSWADLTITRTLDWGALARVWVLDGRQYRSDQPCGDGTKVVPCGEWADPSRTMLGARQERWLYDGLAASRARWQVLANQVMVAPFDSDPGAPVRLPLDQWSGYPAARDRLLGAIAERAPNRTVVITGDIHSHWVNELRSSFARPDRPVVAAEFVGTSITSGGDGGEVTNLPQIQHENPHIKWHANRRGYVACTVDPDAWTAEYRTVPYVSRPDAPLETPARWRLTRGRAGIDAV; encoded by the coding sequence ATGGAACGCCGCGACTTCCTCCTCGACCTCGCCCGCTGGGCCGCGCTCGCGGCGGCCGTGCCTAACGACTGGCGCGTGACGCGCCGCCCGACGCTCGCCGACGACCCGTTCATGCTCGGCGTCGCGTCGGGCGATCCGACGGCGGGGGGCGGCGTGCTGTGGACGAAGCTCGCGCCGCGGCCGCTCGATCCCGACGGCGGCATGGACGGGCAGCGCGTCGCCGTCGGCTGGGAGGTGGCGGAGGACGACGGGTTCCGCGCGATCGTGAAGCAGGGACGCGCGACGGCGGCCCCGGAGCTGGGCTACGCGGTGCACGTCGACGTCGACGGGCTCGCGCCGGGCCGCTGGTACGCGTACCGCTTCACCGCCGGCGGCGCGACGAGTCCCATCGGCCGGCTGCGCACGGCGCCCGCGTCGGGCACGGTCGCCCCGCTCCGCTTCGCATTCGCGTCGTGCCAGCACTACGAGCAGGGGCTGTTCACCGCGTACGGCCACATGGCGCGCGAGGAGCTCGACCTCGTCGCGCACCTCGGCGACTACATCTACGAGTACGGCGCCGCCGACGGACGCGTACGTCGCCACGAGGGGCCCGAGGTGCGCACGATCGACGGCTACCGGCGCCGCTACGCGCAGTACAAGAGCGACCCGCTGCTGCAGGCCGCGCACGCGCGGTGCCCGTGGATCGTGACGTGGGACGACCACGAGGTCGACAACAACTACGCGGGCAGCGTCGGCGAGAACGAGATGGAGTCGGAGGAGCAGATGCACGTGCGCCGCGCCGCCGCGTACCAGGCGTGGTGGGAGCATCAGCCCGTGCGCGTGCCGCGCGCGCGGTCGTGGGCCGACCTCACGATCACGCGCACGCTCGACTGGGGCGCCCTCGCGCGCGTGTGGGTGCTCGACGGTCGCCAGTACCGCAGCGATCAGCCGTGCGGCGACGGCACGAAGGTCGTGCCGTGCGGCGAGTGGGCCGACCCGTCGCGCACGATGCTCGGCGCGCGCCAGGAACGGTGGCTGTACGACGGACTCGCCGCCTCGCGCGCGCGATGGCAGGTGCTCGCGAACCAGGTGATGGTCGCGCCGTTCGACAGCGATCCCGGTGCGCCGGTGCGGCTGCCGCTCGACCAGTGGAGCGGCTATCCCGCGGCGCGCGATCGCCTGTTGGGCGCGATCGCCGAGCGGGCGCCGAACCGAACGGTGGTGATCACGGGCGACATCCACTCGCACTGGGTGAACGAGCTGCGCTCGAGCTTCGCGCGCCCCGACCGTCCGGTGGTGGCCGCCGAGTTCGTGGGGACGAGCATCACGTCCGGCGGCGACGGCGGCGAGGTGACGAACCTGCCGCAGATCCAGCACGAGAACCCGCACATCAAGTGGCACGCGAACCGGCGCGGCTACGTGGCGTGCACGGTGGACCCCGACGCGTGGACCGCGGAGTACCGCACGGTCCCCTACGTGAGCCGCCCCGACGCGCCGCTCGAGACGCCGGCGCGGTGGCGGCTCACGCGCGGGCGGGCGGGGATCGACGCTGTTTGA
- a CDS encoding LysR substrate-binding domain-containing protein, with product MALNLHYLRVFAAVADQRGFTKAAAALHLSQPAVSKAVRGIERQVGAPLLERGARGVRLTDAGAVLHARARELFAVERSAEEELRALRGLEGGTLRIGASTTIATYLLPRLLGRFRARHPGVELRVATANTRAVARRLVQRRLDVALVEGPVAHPRIEVLPWRDDALVVVAPVDHPLARRRRVAPEALAAEPFIARERGSGTRRVAEAALRAAGVAPRRLLTLGSTAAVTQAVAAGLGLAIVSRLAAADQLALGRVALVRVPDLAMRRALTRLRLVGREPSAAARAFDELLEDD from the coding sequence ATGGCGCTCAACCTCCACTACCTGCGCGTGTTCGCCGCGGTCGCCGACCAGCGCGGGTTCACCAAGGCGGCCGCCGCGCTGCATCTGAGCCAGCCGGCGGTGTCGAAGGCGGTGCGCGGCATCGAGCGGCAGGTCGGCGCGCCGCTCCTCGAGCGCGGCGCGCGCGGCGTGCGCCTCACCGATGCCGGCGCCGTGCTGCACGCCCGCGCGCGCGAGCTGTTCGCCGTCGAGCGGAGCGCGGAGGAGGAGCTGCGCGCGCTGCGCGGGCTCGAGGGGGGCACGCTCCGCATCGGGGCGAGCACGACGATCGCGACGTACCTGCTTCCGCGTCTGCTCGGCCGCTTCCGCGCGCGCCACCCGGGCGTCGAGCTGCGCGTCGCCACGGCGAACACGCGCGCGGTCGCGCGGCGGCTCGTGCAGCGCCGGCTCGACGTCGCGCTCGTCGAGGGGCCCGTCGCGCATCCGCGGATCGAGGTGCTGCCGTGGCGCGACGACGCGCTCGTCGTCGTCGCGCCGGTCGACCACCCGCTCGCGCGTCGGCGGCGCGTCGCGCCCGAGGCGCTCGCCGCGGAGCCCTTCATCGCCCGCGAGCGCGGCTCCGGCACGCGCCGCGTGGCCGAGGCGGCGCTGCGCGCGGCGGGCGTCGCGCCGCGACGGCTCCTCACGCTCGGCAGCACCGCGGCGGTGACGCAGGCGGTCGCTGCGGGGCTCGGCCTCGCGATCGTGTCGCGGCTCGCCGCGGCGGACCAGCTCGCGTTAGGCCGCGTCGCCCTCGTGCGCGTCCCCGACCTCGCCATGCGCCGCGCCCTCACCCGGCTCCGCCTCGTCGGGCGCGAGCCGAGCGCGGCGGCGCGAGCGTTCGACGAGCTGCTGGAGGACGACTAG
- a CDS encoding YeiH family protein produces MTTIVAEESPSYPAPLLPGLALTAAIGVASWAIAWVEQRAFGHPVVEALVVAILLGMVVRTLRAPSARAAAGVRFAAKELLEAAVFLLGASVDLPLLVRAGPALAVGIVLLVVLGLACSYALGRTLGLPRRLAVLVACGNSICGNSAIAAVAPVIDAEPEHVATAIAFTAVLGVCVVLGLPLLVRPLGLSLYQYGVLAGLTVYAVPQVLAAAFPVSVLSGQVGTLVKLVRVLMLGPVVLFFAVRHRGERGERGTLRIGQLGRLVPWFIVGFLALAALRALGLVPPPMADVAKSFSGWLTIAAMAALGLGVDVRAVSRVGRPVVLTVTGSLAVLVVLSVTLIRVLAIR; encoded by the coding sequence ATGACCACCATCGTCGCCGAAGAGTCGCCGTCGTACCCTGCTCCACTGCTCCCCGGGCTCGCCCTCACCGCCGCCATCGGCGTCGCGTCGTGGGCGATCGCGTGGGTCGAGCAGCGCGCGTTCGGGCATCCCGTCGTCGAGGCGCTCGTCGTCGCGATCCTGCTCGGCATGGTGGTGCGCACCCTGCGCGCGCCGAGTGCCCGCGCCGCGGCGGGGGTGCGCTTCGCCGCCAAGGAGCTGCTCGAGGCGGCGGTGTTCCTGCTCGGCGCGTCGGTGGATCTGCCGCTGCTCGTGCGCGCGGGGCCCGCGCTCGCCGTCGGCATCGTGCTGCTCGTCGTGCTCGGCCTCGCGTGCAGCTACGCGCTCGGCCGCACGCTCGGCCTCCCGCGGCGGCTCGCGGTGCTCGTCGCGTGCGGCAACTCGATCTGCGGCAACTCGGCCATCGCCGCCGTGGCGCCGGTGATCGACGCGGAGCCGGAGCACGTCGCGACGGCGATCGCGTTCACCGCGGTGCTCGGCGTGTGCGTGGTGCTGGGCCTGCCGCTGCTCGTGCGGCCCCTCGGCCTGTCGCTCTACCAGTACGGCGTGCTCGCCGGGCTCACCGTGTACGCGGTGCCGCAGGTGCTCGCCGCGGCGTTCCCGGTGAGCGTGCTCTCGGGGCAGGTGGGCACGCTCGTGAAGCTCGTGCGCGTGCTGATGCTCGGGCCCGTGGTGCTGTTCTTCGCCGTGCGCCACCGCGGCGAGCGCGGCGAGCGTGGCACGCTCCGCATCGGACAGCTCGGGCGCCTCGTGCCGTGGTTCATCGTCGGCTTCCTCGCGCTCGCCGCGCTCCGCGCGCTCGGCCTCGTGCCGCCGCCGATGGCGGACGTGGCGAAGTCGTTCTCCGGCTGGCTCACGATCGCCGCGATGGCCGCGCTCGGCCTCGGCGTCGACGTGCGCGCCGTCTCGCGCGTGGGGCGGCCGGTGGTGCTGACGGTGACGGGATCGCTCGCCGTGCTCGTGGTGCTGAGCGTGACGCTGATCCGCGTGCTCGCGATCCGGTGA
- a CDS encoding PadR family transcriptional regulator, which produces MGDAPLSTPVFQILLSLADADLHGYAIIQDVAARTDGDVRLTASTLYAAVKRLLDADWIEELAPRERPPDDDARRRYYRLTPSGRRAVRTEARRLERLTAMARAKRVLPPLRPGDT; this is translated from the coding sequence GTGGGCGACGCGCCGCTCTCCACGCCGGTGTTCCAGATCCTGCTGTCGCTCGCCGACGCGGATCTGCACGGCTACGCCATCATCCAGGACGTCGCCGCGCGCACGGATGGCGACGTGCGGCTCACCGCGAGCACGCTCTACGCCGCCGTGAAGCGGCTGCTCGACGCGGACTGGATCGAGGAGCTCGCGCCGCGCGAGCGGCCGCCGGACGACGACGCGCGGCGCCGCTACTACCGCCTCACGCCGTCGGGCCGCCGCGCGGTGCGCACGGAGGCGCGCCGCCTCGAGCGGCTCACCGCGATGGCGCGGGCGAAGCGCGTGCTGCCGCCGCTCCGGCCGGGGGACACGTGA
- a CDS encoding arylamine N-acetyltransferase family protein — protein sequence MDTPFDLDAYLARIGHAGDRAPTLDTLRAVHLAHAQTIPFETLDPLLRRPVPLDADALQAKLVRGGRGGWCFEHNHLLLHALRALGFRVTPLVGRVLWNASVSVGGVTSRSHMLLLVHLREGDHIADVGFGGLTLTAPLRLVPDVEQPTPHETFRLVPIEDGRELALQARVAGEWRPLYRFDLQPQHQLDYEMSSWYLCTNPRSSFLSNLLAGRPEPGGRRVLRNNVLTTHRLGAPSESRTLTTAAEIRDTLERTFGIALPDSPDLEPTLERIAATPPPPP from the coding sequence ATGGACACACCCTTCGATCTCGATGCCTACCTCGCGCGCATCGGCCACGCCGGCGACCGCGCGCCGACGCTCGACACGCTGCGCGCCGTGCATCTCGCGCACGCGCAGACGATCCCGTTCGAGACGCTCGACCCGCTGCTGCGCCGGCCGGTGCCGCTCGACGCCGACGCGCTGCAGGCGAAGCTCGTGCGCGGCGGGCGCGGCGGGTGGTGCTTCGAGCACAACCACCTGCTGCTGCACGCGCTCCGCGCGCTCGGGTTCCGGGTCACGCCGCTCGTCGGGCGCGTGCTGTGGAACGCGAGCGTGTCGGTCGGCGGCGTCACGTCGCGCAGCCACATGCTGCTCCTCGTGCACCTGCGCGAAGGCGACCACATCGCCGACGTCGGCTTCGGCGGGCTGACGCTCACCGCGCCGCTCCGGCTCGTGCCCGACGTCGAGCAGCCGACGCCGCACGAGACGTTCCGGCTCGTGCCGATCGAGGACGGACGCGAGCTCGCGCTGCAGGCGCGCGTGGCCGGCGAGTGGCGGCCGCTCTACCGCTTCGACCTGCAGCCGCAGCACCAGCTCGACTACGAGATGTCGAGCTGGTACCTGTGCACGAACCCGCGGTCGTCGTTCCTCTCCAACCTCCTGGCCGGACGTCCGGAGCCCGGCGGCCGCCGCGTGCTGCGCAACAACGTGCTCACCACGCACCGCCTGGGCGCGCCGTCGGAGTCGCGCACGCTGACGACGGCGGCGGAGATCCGCGACACGCTCGAGCGCACGTTCGGCATCGCGCTCCCCGACTCGCCGGACCTCGAGCCGACGCTCGAGCGCATCGCCGCCACGCCACCGCCGCCGCCGTGA
- a CDS encoding AAA family ATPase — translation MRVVLTGPESTGKTELAGILARALDAPLSDEYAREYAESHPALGPDDVEPIARGQIANEDRARAEAESRRRPLVVHDTDLVSTVVYARHYYGDCPAWIVAAARARRADLYLLCVPDTPFEPDAVRDTPEARDALFTEFRAALDALGAEVVEISGDWAARERAARAAVEARHPGLHVRVSGGLKED, via the coding sequence GTGAGAGTGGTGCTGACGGGCCCCGAGTCCACCGGCAAGACGGAGCTCGCCGGGATCCTCGCGCGCGCGCTCGACGCGCCGCTGTCCGACGAGTACGCGCGCGAGTACGCGGAATCGCATCCGGCGCTGGGCCCGGACGACGTCGAGCCGATCGCGCGCGGGCAGATCGCGAACGAGGATCGTGCTCGCGCCGAGGCCGAGTCGCGCCGCCGGCCGCTCGTCGTGCACGACACGGATCTCGTGAGCACCGTCGTGTACGCGCGGCACTACTATGGCGACTGTCCGGCATGGATCGTGGCCGCTGCGCGCGCGCGGCGGGCGGACCTCTACCTGCTCTGTGTCCCCGACACCCCGTTCGAGCCCGATGCCGTGCGCGACACGCCCGAGGCGCGCGACGCGCTGTTCACGGAGTTCCGCGCGGCGCTCGACGCGTTAGGCGCGGAGGTGGTCGAGATCAGCGGCGACTGGGCGGCGCGCGAGCGTGCGGCGCGGGCCGCGGTGGAGGCGCGCCATCCTGGGCTCCACGTACGTGTTTCCGGAGGACTGAAGGAGGACTGA
- a CDS encoding serine hydrolase translates to MRLHRLAALLLLGSPVISAAQGVDTTKVDAILARRGSAPAPGCALAVGRDGRVAYAKGYGLASIEHGVAIGPRTVFDIGSVSKQFTAASLLLLARDGTLSLDDDVRRWIPELPDLGHTTLRQLLHHTSGWRDYLDLMSFAGWDDRDHTTDRDALDALRRVRALNFPPDSAFRYSNTGYFLLSEVVRRAGGRGLDAVAATGLFAPLGMADTHYLTDAREVIPRKATGYARADSGRWTIAMSDWEQIGDGGVQTTVLDLLKWAAELDHPRVLGDSLVRLMETSGRLGDGTPTHYGFGLFVDQYRGVTRVEHGGSWAGYRASILRLPRVDVAVICNTGGADNPSALALRVADLWLDADGVPPAARPGAAFVARAVSAEGADALAAYAGTFTDGALALTRLAAVPGTLAIAQPATGRAVRALLPLGAGRFADTVSGIEYRVSASELTMLAPDVPPARLTRMPPAATLDAAALRAYAGRYASDEANVAWTVAVRDGRLTVVPPRGDPIPLTPLFRDGFAGPGRVRFLRDASGRVTALTVTTRGVQAMRFERR, encoded by the coding sequence ATGCGTCTCCATCGCCTCGCCGCGCTGCTGCTGTTAGGCAGCCCGGTCATCTCCGCCGCACAGGGGGTCGACACGACGAAGGTCGACGCCATCCTCGCGCGCCGCGGCTCCGCGCCGGCGCCGGGCTGCGCGCTCGCCGTGGGACGCGACGGGCGCGTGGCGTACGCGAAGGGCTACGGGCTCGCGTCCATCGAGCACGGCGTCGCGATCGGACCGCGTACCGTGTTCGACATCGGCTCCGTGTCGAAGCAGTTCACCGCCGCGAGCCTGCTCCTGCTCGCGCGCGACGGCACGCTGTCGCTCGACGACGACGTGCGGCGATGGATCCCCGAGCTGCCCGACCTCGGCCACACCACGCTGCGCCAGCTGCTGCACCACACGTCGGGCTGGCGCGACTATCTCGACCTCATGTCGTTCGCCGGATGGGACGACCGCGACCACACGACCGACCGCGACGCGCTGGACGCGCTGCGGCGGGTGCGCGCGCTGAACTTCCCGCCCGACAGCGCGTTCCGGTACAGCAACACCGGCTACTTCCTGCTGAGCGAGGTCGTGCGGCGCGCCGGTGGACGCGGGCTCGACGCGGTCGCCGCGACGGGGCTGTTCGCGCCGTTAGGCATGGCCGACACGCACTACCTCACCGACGCGCGCGAGGTGATCCCGCGCAAGGCCACCGGCTACGCCCGCGCCGACTCCGGCCGGTGGACCATCGCGATGTCCGACTGGGAGCAGATCGGCGACGGCGGCGTGCAGACGACGGTGCTCGATCTGCTGAAGTGGGCCGCGGAGCTCGACCACCCGCGCGTGCTCGGCGACTCGCTCGTGCGGCTCATGGAGACGTCGGGGCGGCTGGGCGACGGCACGCCGACGCACTACGGCTTCGGGCTGTTCGTCGACCAGTACCGCGGCGTGACGCGCGTCGAGCACGGCGGGTCGTGGGCCGGCTACCGCGCATCGATCCTGCGCCTGCCGCGCGTGGACGTCGCGGTCATCTGCAATACCGGTGGCGCCGACAACCCGAGCGCGCTCGCGCTGCGCGTCGCCGACCTGTGGCTCGACGCCGACGGCGTCCCCCCCGCGGCGAGGCCCGGCGCCGCGTTCGTCGCGCGCGCCGTGTCGGCGGAGGGCGCCGACGCGCTCGCCGCGTACGCCGGCACGTTCACCGACGGCGCGCTCGCCCTCACGCGTCTCGCCGCGGTGCCGGGAACGCTCGCGATCGCCCAGCCGGCGACGGGACGCGCCGTGCGCGCGCTCCTGCCGTTAGGCGCCGGCCGCTTCGCCGACACGGTGAGCGGGATCGAGTACCGCGTCTCCGCGTCGGAGCTCACCATGCTCGCGCCCGACGTGCCGCCGGCTCGCCTGACGCGCATGCCGCCCGCCGCGACGCTGGATGCGGCGGCGTTGCGCGCCTATGCCGGCCGCTACGCGAGCGACGAGGCCAACGTCGCGTGGACCGTGGCGGTGCGCGACGGCCGGCTCACCGTGGTCCCGCCGCGCGGCGACCCGATCCCGCTCACGCCGCTGTTCCGCGACGGCTTCGCGGGCCCGGGGCGCGTGCGCTTCCTGCGTGACGCATCGGGGCGGGTGACGGCGCTCACGGTCACGACGCGCGGCGTGCAGGCGATGCGGTTCGAGCGGCGGTGA
- a CDS encoding isocitrate lyase/PEP mutase family protein yields the protein MSLSGPAEQFRKLHARGGDVLVLPNAWDAASARVIAEAGARAIATTSSGASWSLGRSDGEALSRDEMLAVVRRVARAVSVPVTADVERGYGDGSPRAVAETVRAVLDAGAVGINLEDGEGPGAVTGLAAQTARVAAARDAADVAGVPLFLNARVDLFLFAVGDPATRFDETVRRARAYVGAGADGIFVPGVGDADTIGRLAAAIDAPLNVIARPGMPSIPELRALGVARASLGGGVARAALGAAWRVATEVLGAGTYDALAAGVPIANMNALFAQR from the coding sequence ATGAGTCTCTCCGGACCGGCCGAGCAGTTCCGCAAGCTGCACGCACGCGGCGGCGACGTGCTCGTGCTGCCTAACGCGTGGGATGCCGCCAGCGCGCGCGTCATCGCCGAGGCGGGCGCGCGCGCGATCGCGACCACCAGCTCCGGCGCGTCGTGGTCGCTCGGCCGCTCCGATGGCGAGGCGCTGTCGCGCGACGAGATGCTCGCCGTCGTGCGCCGCGTCGCGCGCGCCGTGTCCGTGCCGGTCACCGCCGACGTCGAGCGCGGCTACGGCGACGGCTCGCCACGCGCCGTGGCCGAGACGGTGCGCGCGGTGCTCGACGCCGGCGCGGTCGGCATAAACCTCGAGGACGGTGAGGGCCCGGGCGCCGTCACCGGCCTCGCCGCGCAGACCGCGCGCGTCGCCGCGGCGCGCGACGCCGCCGACGTCGCGGGCGTGCCGCTGTTCCTCAACGCGCGCGTGGATCTGTTCCTGTTCGCCGTCGGCGACCCGGCCACACGGTTCGACGAGACGGTGCGCCGCGCGCGCGCGTACGTCGGCGCCGGCGCCGACGGGATCTTCGTGCCCGGCGTCGGCGACGCGGACACCATCGGTCGTCTCGCCGCGGCGATCGACGCGCCGCTCAACGTCATCGCGCGGCCGGGCATGCCGTCGATCCCGGAGCTCCGCGCGCTCGGCGTCGCCCGCGCGAGCCTCGGCGGCGGCGTGGCGCGCGCGGCGCTCGGCGCGGCGTGGCGCGTGGCGACGGAGGTGCTGGGTGCCGGCACCTACGACGCGCTCGCCGCCGGCGTGCCGATCGCGAACATGAACGCGCTGTTCGCGCAGCGTTAG